A window of the Desulforapulum autotrophicum HRM2 genome harbors these coding sequences:
- a CDS encoding putrescine aminotransferase, protein MIDIEEYHPDDYKLRDIKAAKKEADEIVEIILKPTREITLKAREEISRKTVRNFRDHINKGFLEYRKSVTEATGFAVTEWTGQGSILVDALDREFLDLLGGFGLYSYGIRHPKIVAAVKAQLDRSPQYSQEMLDPLRAQLAKVLALLTPGKIQYGFFGNSGTEAVEGAMKLAKLYTGRKGFISMLKGFHGKTLGALSLMGKRSYRQPLLPLLDGVRQAPFGDLVALEHELASARAVGDDIAAVVIEPIQGEAGAIVPPDDFLPGVRALCDHYDILMIADEVQTGFGRTGELFGVDHWNVQPDIMCFGKALGGGVVPMSAFMSTPEIWKCMEPNPFIHTTTTGGNPLACASALAAISVLLEEDLTGQAKKKGAYVLEKLGDLQQRYPGILAHKRGLGLLLGMEFHTDGIGYKVASGLFSRGVITAGTLTNAKNIRFEPALNVPWTILDECLNRIEDVFKSIELPKGKPNEYLYTGQLLHVDLTNKKIHSTTIPQTLRKKYIGGWGMAVKYITDLVDPKVDPLSADNAFVVMTGPLCGTLVPTSSRTCLVSKSPKTGTIFESNIGGSFGPELKFAGYDGIVVTGKSDTPVYLKIVNSKVTLEDASPVMGKGIFQTENWLKKQVDYEAKTLAIGPAGENLIEFACVGSESYRHMGRGGAGAIFGSKNLKAIVVRGTGGVQVNEIGSFYEKVVEHTSNNLLTDENLWAYKHGTAMLVDVTNEMGIHPTRNFSKGVSNGRQKLNSEAIDDIKIGDRSCASCPLGCGKFTSLNGTQIEGPEYETLCLGGANCEIDDLESVMKFNRLCDDYGLDTMSTGNIIGLAMDITESGLHDYGVRFGDKEHYLELIEEIATRSTQRGRDMAMGAQKLGEKNGAADKAAHSKNLEMPAYDPRGNYGMALGYATSERGACHLRSFTLFEDQPFNVKEMTRAVINNQNTNAVKWSMGLCDFWGTVNTTIMADFMTKGLGKKVSAQDLEKAGERIWNLARLFNQKAGFSAKDDVLSDKLLNKALENGPYEGKKIDQAALTQMKSLLYHLRGWDTDGQPSEEKLEELDLL, encoded by the coding sequence ATGATCGATATAGAAGAATATCATCCCGATGATTATAAACTCAGGGATATCAAAGCGGCAAAAAAAGAGGCGGATGAAATCGTTGAAATCATCCTGAAACCCACCCGGGAAATTACCCTTAAGGCCAGAGAAGAGATTTCGAGAAAAACAGTTCGAAACTTCAGGGACCATATCAACAAGGGGTTTCTTGAGTATCGAAAATCAGTTACAGAGGCAACCGGGTTTGCCGTAACAGAATGGACCGGCCAGGGATCCATCCTTGTGGATGCCCTTGACAGGGAATTTCTCGATCTTCTAGGGGGATTTGGTCTTTACTCCTATGGTATCCGCCACCCGAAAATTGTGGCCGCCGTAAAGGCACAACTGGACCGCTCACCCCAGTACAGTCAGGAAATGCTCGACCCTTTGCGTGCACAGCTTGCAAAGGTGCTGGCCCTGCTCACCCCGGGTAAAATCCAATATGGGTTCTTTGGCAATTCAGGCACAGAGGCCGTGGAAGGGGCAATGAAGCTTGCCAAACTCTACACGGGCCGAAAGGGATTTATCTCCATGCTCAAGGGATTCCACGGAAAAACCCTGGGGGCTCTCTCCCTGATGGGCAAAAGATCGTACCGTCAACCATTGCTGCCCCTGCTTGACGGGGTCCGCCAGGCCCCTTTTGGGGACCTTGTGGCATTGGAGCATGAGCTTGCATCAGCCAGGGCCGTGGGGGATGATATCGCAGCGGTTGTCATCGAACCCATCCAGGGTGAAGCCGGTGCCATTGTACCGCCGGATGATTTCCTGCCAGGGGTTCGGGCCCTTTGCGATCACTATGACATCCTTATGATTGCCGATGAAGTGCAGACCGGATTTGGCCGGACAGGGGAACTCTTTGGCGTTGATCACTGGAATGTTCAGCCTGACATCATGTGCTTTGGCAAGGCCCTGGGTGGTGGCGTCGTACCCATGTCAGCATTCATGTCAACCCCTGAAATATGGAAATGCATGGAGCCTAACCCGTTCATTCACACCACCACAACCGGCGGGAACCCCCTTGCCTGTGCCTCAGCCCTTGCAGCCATATCTGTACTTCTGGAAGAAGACCTGACGGGCCAGGCAAAGAAAAAAGGAGCGTATGTCCTTGAAAAATTAGGGGATCTCCAGCAACGATATCCGGGAATCCTGGCCCATAAAAGGGGACTGGGGCTTCTCCTTGGCATGGAATTTCACACGGACGGTATCGGATACAAGGTGGCCTCAGGATTGTTTTCAAGGGGGGTGATCACTGCCGGCACCCTGACCAATGCAAAAAATATCCGGTTTGAGCCGGCATTAAACGTGCCCTGGACGATCCTTGATGAGTGTTTGAACAGGATAGAGGATGTCTTTAAATCCATTGAGCTTCCAAAGGGCAAACCCAATGAGTACCTGTACACGGGCCAGCTCCTCCATGTGGATCTGACAAACAAAAAGATCCATTCAACGACCATTCCCCAGACCCTTCGCAAAAAATATATCGGCGGATGGGGAATGGCAGTCAAGTATATCACCGACCTGGTTGATCCCAAGGTTGACCCCCTGTCTGCGGACAATGCCTTTGTTGTCATGACAGGTCCCTTGTGCGGCACCCTTGTTCCCACATCTTCAAGAACCTGCCTGGTCTCAAAATCACCCAAAACCGGTACCATATTCGAATCCAATATCGGGGGTTCATTCGGGCCTGAACTTAAATTTGCAGGATATGACGGCATTGTTGTGACAGGAAAATCCGACACCCCTGTTTACCTTAAAATTGTAAACAGCAAGGTTACCCTGGAGGATGCTTCTCCTGTCATGGGCAAGGGAATTTTTCAAACAGAAAACTGGCTGAAAAAGCAGGTGGATTACGAAGCCAAGACCCTTGCCATCGGTCCTGCCGGTGAAAATCTGATTGAGTTTGCCTGCGTGGGTTCTGAATCCTACCGGCACATGGGCCGGGGAGGGGCCGGTGCAATCTTCGGATCTAAAAATTTAAAGGCCATTGTTGTCAGGGGAACAGGCGGTGTTCAGGTCAACGAGATCGGATCATTCTATGAAAAGGTTGTTGAGCATACAAGCAACAATCTTCTCACCGACGAAAACCTCTGGGCCTATAAACACGGTACGGCCATGCTCGTGGATGTGACCAATGAAATGGGCATCCACCCCACCCGGAATTTTTCAAAGGGGGTGAGCAACGGCCGCCAGAAATTAAACAGCGAGGCCATAGATGACATTAAAATCGGTGACAGATCCTGTGCCTCATGCCCCCTGGGGTGCGGAAAATTTACTTCCCTCAACGGCACCCAGATCGAAGGCCCTGAATATGAAACCCTGTGCCTTGGCGGAGCAAACTGTGAAATCGATGACCTTGAATCGGTCATGAAGTTCAACAGGCTTTGCGACGATTACGGCCTTGACACCATGTCAACGGGAAACATCATCGGTCTTGCCATGGATATCACGGAATCAGGGCTCCATGACTACGGTGTCCGGTTCGGGGACAAGGAACACTACCTCGAACTGATAGAAGAGATCGCCACCCGGTCCACCCAACGGGGACGGGACATGGCCATGGGAGCCCAGAAACTTGGGGAAAAGAACGGTGCAGCAGACAAGGCGGCCCATTCCAAGAACCTTGAAATGCCGGCCTATGATCCCCGGGGAAATTATGGAATGGCTCTTGGCTATGCCACATCCGAACGGGGTGCCTGCCATTTAAGATCCTTTACCCTGTTTGAAGATCAGCCGTTTAATGTGAAAGAGATGACCCGGGCCGTCATCAATAATCAGAACACCAATGCCGTGAAATGGTCCATGGGCCTCTGTGACTTCTGGGGAACGGTCAACACCACCATCATGGCCGATTTCATGACCAAGGGACTGGGTAAAAAAGTCTCAGCCCAGGATCTTGAAAAGGCCGGGGAAAGAATATGGAATCTTGCCCGGCTATTCAACCAGAAGGCCGGATTCTCAGCCAAAGATGACGTCCTTTCCGATAAATTATTAAACAAGGCCCTTGAAAATGGCCCCTATGAAGGCAAAAAAATTGACCAGGCTGCTTTGACCCAGATGAAGAGTCTTTTATACCATCTCAGGGGATGGGACACGGACGGTCAGCCATCTGAAGAAAAACTCGAAGAACTGGATCTTCTCTAA
- a CDS encoding aldehyde ferredoxin oxidoreductase family protein, whose product MKGCFFKLLKIDATTKTSHVEGIDREMMALCLGGKGLATQLLLENNRAGVDPLGPDNHLIIASGPLAGSSLYGSSRYGIFAKSPLTGFYGESYSGGNFARPLSRTGVDAVMIKGISDTPVWIEINPNRVLFHDASNIWGQNTFETEAYLKQNAGGKAPGIMVIGPGGEKLVRFAVIKNNHHQIAGRTGMGAVLGSKKIKGIVYYGDRRKTFHDPDGIDRYNRAMLTRFKDDKGGQAYGTMGPPMMYSFGGLCMIDEIEEIVYLNWLCDSLGIDTISAGNLAAFAIEASKKGKINERLSYGSAEDVAKIIKKIARRQGVGGVLAEGIKPAAEEFGMQETCIHARGMEAGGYDPRILKRMGLAYAVSERDACHLRTTFYKAERSGMMPPEATDSKIELFKDFEDRCTLFDSFILCRFFKDLYPWEELSKVLFLATGLTCNPGDLSTIAAGIKDNTRRFNLREGLTSADDTLPPRLFGHNLEGGGGITQEELEILVSDYYRIRGWDAKGIPLDP is encoded by the coding sequence ATGAAAGGCTGTTTTTTTAAATTATTAAAAATTGATGCAACAACAAAAACATCCCATGTTGAGGGTATTGACCGGGAGATGATGGCCCTATGCCTTGGCGGTAAAGGTCTTGCAACCCAGCTGCTTCTGGAAAACAATCGTGCAGGGGTTGACCCCCTGGGCCCTGATAACCACCTGATCATTGCTTCAGGCCCCCTTGCAGGAAGTTCGCTGTACGGATCATCCAGATATGGGATCTTTGCAAAATCGCCTTTGACCGGATTTTATGGTGAATCCTATTCAGGGGGAAATTTTGCAAGGCCCTTGAGTCGTACGGGGGTTGATGCTGTCATGATCAAGGGAATATCCGACACCCCCGTGTGGATTGAAATTAACCCCAACAGGGTTCTCTTCCACGACGCCTCAAACATATGGGGCCAAAACACCTTTGAAACAGAAGCGTATCTGAAACAGAATGCCGGGGGAAAAGCCCCTGGTATCATGGTGATCGGGCCGGGTGGAGAGAAACTGGTCCGTTTTGCCGTCATAAAAAACAACCACCACCAAATAGCCGGAAGAACCGGTATGGGCGCAGTTCTAGGATCAAAAAAAATCAAGGGAATTGTCTATTACGGGGATCGAAGAAAAACTTTCCATGATCCTGACGGTATTGACCGATACAACAGGGCAATGCTCACCCGTTTCAAGGATGACAAGGGGGGCCAGGCCTATGGAACCATGGGGCCCCCCATGATGTATTCCTTTGGCGGCCTGTGCATGATTGATGAAATTGAAGAGATTGTCTATTTAAACTGGCTGTGCGACAGCCTTGGCATTGACACCATCTCCGCAGGAAACCTGGCAGCCTTTGCCATTGAGGCCTCTAAAAAAGGAAAAATCAACGAACGATTGAGCTATGGGTCTGCCGAGGATGTGGCTAAAATCATTAAGAAAATCGCCCGGCGGCAGGGGGTGGGGGGCGTCCTTGCCGAAGGAATCAAACCCGCAGCAGAAGAATTTGGCATGCAGGAGACCTGCATTCATGCCAGGGGAATGGAGGCCGGCGGTTATGACCCAAGGATTCTAAAGAGAATGGGCCTTGCCTATGCCGTCAGCGAAAGGGACGCATGCCATCTCAGAACCACCTTTTACAAGGCTGAACGGTCAGGAATGATGCCCCCTGAAGCAACGGACAGCAAGATTGAACTGTTCAAGGATTTTGAAGACCGCTGCACCCTTTTTGACTCTTTTATTCTCTGCCGGTTTTTCAAGGATTTATATCCATGGGAAGAACTGTCAAAGGTTTTGTTCCTTGCCACCGGCCTCACCTGTAATCCTGGGGATCTGTCAACAATTGCAGCAGGAATTAAGGATAACACCCGGCGTTTCAACCTCAGGGAAGGCCTGACATCAGCCGATGACACCCTTCCCCCCAGGCTCTTTGGCCATAATCTTGAAGGTGGTGGAGGCATTACACAAGAAGAGTTAGAAATACTTGTGTCAGATTACTATAGAATAAGGGGCTGGGATGCCAAGGGGATACCCCTGGACCCTTGA
- a CDS encoding sigma 54-interacting transcriptional regulator, which translates to MLLNEKPLVPINELKLNWKQFSKAFLNASPNAIVVTDRSSKAILSNEKAQDSLEIFTGTLLQTTLQELTRSSAAVLKNNIAMGDIEIRRNNQKFMTRISPIIWNGFTLGLLYVFENITALEKVSQKMRSYQELSMELDTIINSSHDGILICDGQGKVIQLNPASEHLSGIKRENVIGLAMQELVDKRVVARSVSLKVLNSQKKETIVQDTKSGNKLLLTGTPVFDKDGRLFRVVVNERDITEIQDLRQKIDEKQALKEEFADDLLEMQLEAVKSKRIIAKSLDYKLVLEKAIKIGRVNSNVLILGESGTGKGVIAEMIHYHSKQCNTPMIKLNCGTIPDALVESELFGYKKGAFTGADRNKAGRFEMADKGILFLDEIGELPLASQVKILRFLEDGYLSRIGDTVSKRVDVRIIAATNQDLEEMVAEKKFRKDLYYRLNVIPINLPPLRMRRACILPLISHYMNHFCKKHGIKGRIFLDSHAKGTLENYAYPGNVRELINICERLVVMNESNTIHYKDLPSNVVASTKHDGLIMDMQTKGSSLREMMDAFECQILKNTMTEHLTQSKAAKVLGLNQSNIARKLQKHKLL; encoded by the coding sequence ATGCTGCTCAATGAAAAACCCCTGGTTCCGATCAATGAATTAAAGCTGAACTGGAAACAATTCAGCAAAGCGTTTCTGAATGCCTCCCCCAATGCCATTGTGGTTACAGACCGCTCTTCTAAAGCGATTCTCTCAAACGAAAAAGCCCAGGACTCTCTGGAGATCTTCACCGGGACTTTGCTCCAGACCACCCTGCAGGAACTGACCCGGTCTTCTGCAGCGGTATTAAAAAATAACATTGCCATGGGGGATATTGAAATCCGCCGGAACAATCAGAAATTTATGACAAGAATCAGCCCCATTATCTGGAACGGTTTCACCCTTGGGCTTCTTTACGTTTTTGAAAATATAACCGCGCTGGAAAAGGTTAGTCAGAAGATGCGCTCCTACCAGGAGTTGTCCATGGAGCTTGATACCATAATCAACTCAAGCCATGACGGTATCTTGATCTGTGACGGTCAGGGAAAGGTGATACAGCTAAATCCTGCCTCTGAACACCTCTCGGGTATCAAACGTGAGAACGTGATTGGACTGGCCATGCAGGAACTGGTTGACAAAAGGGTTGTTGCCCGGTCTGTCTCACTGAAAGTGTTAAACTCTCAAAAAAAAGAGACCATCGTCCAGGACACCAAAAGCGGAAACAAACTCTTATTGACAGGTACCCCTGTGTTTGACAAAGACGGGCGTCTGTTCAGGGTGGTCGTCAATGAACGGGATATCACGGAAATTCAGGATCTGAGACAAAAAATTGATGAAAAGCAAGCCCTGAAAGAGGAGTTTGCAGATGATCTTCTTGAAATGCAGCTTGAGGCGGTCAAGTCCAAAAGAATCATTGCCAAAAGCCTTGATTACAAACTTGTTCTTGAAAAGGCGATTAAAATCGGGCGGGTTAACTCAAATGTTCTCATTCTTGGTGAGTCGGGTACTGGAAAGGGTGTCATTGCAGAGATGATTCATTACCATTCAAAACAATGCAATACCCCCATGATCAAGCTCAACTGCGGCACCATCCCGGATGCCCTGGTGGAAAGTGAGCTTTTTGGCTATAAAAAAGGAGCGTTTACAGGAGCCGACAGAAACAAGGCAGGCCGTTTTGAGATGGCTGACAAGGGCATTCTTTTTTTGGATGAAATTGGAGAGCTTCCCCTGGCTTCCCAGGTAAAGATCCTGAGATTTCTTGAAGACGGTTACCTGAGCAGGATTGGAGATACCGTCAGTAAACGGGTAGATGTCCGTATCATTGCCGCCACCAACCAGGATCTGGAAGAGATGGTGGCTGAGAAGAAATTTAGAAAAGACCTTTATTACCGGCTTAATGTTATTCCCATTAATTTGCCTCCCCTGAGGATGCGCAGGGCGTGTATTTTGCCCCTGATCTCACATTATATGAATCATTTTTGTAAGAAACATGGAATCAAAGGCCGCATCTTCCTGGACAGTCATGCTAAAGGTACTTTGGAAAACTATGCCTATCCAGGAAATGTCAGGGAGCTCATTAATATTTGTGAACGCCTGGTGGTGATGAACGAAAGCAATACCATCCATTATAAAGACCTTCCCAGTAATGTTGTGGCGTCGACAAAGCATGACGGCTTGATCATGGATATGCAAACCAAGGGCAGCTCTTTACGGGAAATGATGGATGCATTTGAATGCCAGATTCTCAAAAACACCATGACTGAGCATTTAACCCAGTCAAAGGCTGCAAAGGTGCTTGGCCTGAATCAGTCAAACATTGCAAGAAAATTGCAAAAGCATAAGCTGCTCTGA
- a CDS encoding uroporphyrinogen decarboxylase family protein — protein sequence MEQMSSMERVLATISGEETDRVPVCSLAVGVTRMTGGYSFPEFSMDSEAAAESMILANRLIGDDIILCFTDLSVEAADFGQKIIYPNHTTAYPDYGDMLIKGPEDYERLEIFSADQGQRMGTFLDLCDKLVTRLGSEVPILGFVYGPLGVLGMLRGMENLYLDLLEYPEKVKVALETITEVLVDFVRCQFRRGVAGVCIDTLPASRSGVSPRIWEEFEGIYAKKIRDEIVAHGVLNAHHGCGFSPYFREVRKWLDPAVLSFAEVPEGCKDMAEAKEEYGHDAILMGYVPTGLLYTGTPSDVIEESLHEIDTLGRNGNFILAPTCEFPPNGNILNARAMVTAAQMYPVWKKQQQAQVIA from the coding sequence ATGGAACAAATGTCCTCAATGGAACGGGTTTTGGCAACCATTAGCGGAGAGGAAACGGACAGGGTACCCGTATGCAGCTTGGCTGTAGGCGTCACCCGGATGACCGGAGGGTACAGCTTTCCCGAGTTTTCAATGGACAGCGAAGCTGCAGCTGAGTCAATGATTCTTGCCAACAGACTGATCGGCGACGATATTATCCTCTGCTTTACCGATCTTTCCGTGGAGGCGGCTGATTTCGGCCAGAAAATTATCTACCCCAACCACACCACGGCATACCCTGACTATGGGGATATGCTGATAAAAGGACCGGAAGATTATGAGCGACTGGAAATTTTCAGTGCTGACCAGGGGCAGAGAATGGGTACCTTTCTTGATCTTTGCGATAAACTGGTGACCCGGTTGGGCAGTGAGGTTCCTATTCTAGGATTTGTCTACGGCCCCCTTGGTGTTCTCGGAATGCTGCGCGGCATGGAAAACCTCTATCTCGACCTGCTGGAGTATCCGGAAAAGGTGAAAGTCGCATTGGAAACGATAACAGAAGTTTTAGTAGACTTTGTCCGCTGCCAGTTCCGCCGTGGGGTGGCCGGGGTCTGTATTGATACCCTGCCGGCGTCGAGGTCGGGTGTTTCGCCTAGGATATGGGAAGAATTCGAGGGGATCTACGCCAAAAAGATCAGAGACGAAATTGTTGCCCATGGCGTGCTTAACGCCCATCACGGATGCGGATTTTCTCCGTATTTTAGGGAGGTCCGCAAGTGGCTTGACCCTGCAGTTCTCAGTTTTGCAGAGGTTCCCGAAGGGTGTAAGGACATGGCCGAAGCAAAGGAAGAATACGGCCATGATGCCATACTCATGGGGTATGTTCCCACAGGTCTGCTGTACACCGGGACTCCTTCGGATGTGATTGAAGAATCCCTTCATGAAATCGATACCCTGGGCCGGAACGGCAATTTTATCCTGGCCCCGACCTGTGAATTCCCGCCGAACGGAAATATCCTGAATGCAAGGGCAATGGTGACGGCGGCCCAGATGTATCCTGTGTGGAAAAAACAACAGCAAGCTCAAGTTATTGCCTGA
- a CDS encoding cobalamin B12-binding domain-containing protein, translated as MKQTLSQLHEAIVSADSHKVDELMEQLNGDVDGRMLFDNCIEPSLNALCANIRLKKGAVPELLMGLTQVNRIAKIVDIQRGAGKRRKIIIGVVEGDIHDMGKNIIRDICKGYGHEVFDLGKDVSAESFAAVALEQNADVACLSTMMSTTLKAVENTVDRLKSARPSIRILLGGAFMNTDLAGKLNAHGYAKDASVIMSEIERVMQ; from the coding sequence ATGAAACAGACGCTGAGCCAACTTCACGAGGCCATTGTTTCTGCAGACAGTCACAAAGTGGATGAACTGATGGAACAATTGAACGGAGACGTTGACGGCCGTATGCTATTTGACAATTGTATTGAACCATCCCTGAACGCGCTCTGTGCCAATATCCGGCTCAAGAAAGGAGCTGTGCCGGAGTTACTGATGGGCCTAACCCAGGTGAACCGTATTGCTAAAATCGTTGACATCCAAAGGGGAGCGGGCAAACGCAGGAAAATTATTATTGGCGTTGTTGAAGGTGATATTCATGACATGGGGAAAAATATAATCCGGGATATCTGCAAAGGATACGGGCATGAGGTTTTTGATCTGGGTAAAGACGTTTCTGCCGAATCGTTCGCAGCAGTTGCCCTGGAACAAAATGCGGATGTGGCTTGCCTTTCGACCATGATGAGCACCACTTTAAAGGCCGTGGAGAATACCGTTGACCGGCTGAAATCTGCCCGGCCCAGCATCCGTATTCTTCTTGGTGGTGCTTTTATGAACACGGATCTGGCCGGTAAATTAAATGCCCATGGCTATGCTAAAGATGCCTCCGTCATCATGTCGGAGATCGAGCGGGTTATGCAATGA
- a CDS encoding zinc-dependent alcohol dehydrogenase, whose protein sequence is MKALKLTGSRHLELVEIQAPEPDGRNVIIRVSACGICGSDLHYWHTGLGMGGVHDLIMGHEFAGIVTDPGNRDDLVKGDRVTALPLDPCGGCTACQAGHVNICSKALKRSIPGNNGPGGFAEFVKIRPDMVRKLPASINDVQAAMIEPAAVALHCIRTAGIGPGDKVMISGGGPIGLLCAAWTKISGVSFVALTEINGFRQDFARQTGHVDEVFDPSDPNFAAQTMKTTQGGFDVVIETSASDAGINLGLRMLRPKGRLVLAGINAHTQAILTIMAAVREITQTSVMGYLPEEFDTAMDYIAQKRIKVEKLVTGTTNLASLGSAFEKLASGTSREMKIVYRAET, encoded by the coding sequence ATGAAAGCGTTAAAACTCACAGGCTCCAGGCACCTGGAACTGGTGGAAATCCAAGCACCTGAGCCGGATGGCAGAAACGTTATCATACGAGTGTCCGCCTGCGGTATCTGCGGGTCAGATCTGCATTACTGGCATACCGGGCTAGGAATGGGCGGCGTCCATGACCTGATCATGGGCCACGAATTTGCCGGCATTGTCACTGACCCCGGGAACCGGGACGACCTGGTCAAAGGAGACCGGGTCACGGCATTACCATTGGATCCCTGCGGGGGGTGCACCGCCTGCCAGGCGGGCCATGTCAATATCTGCTCAAAGGCATTGAAACGATCCATTCCCGGCAACAACGGTCCAGGCGGGTTTGCTGAATTTGTCAAAATCCGTCCGGATATGGTAAGAAAATTGCCGGCCAGCATCAACGATGTCCAGGCCGCAATGATTGAACCAGCGGCTGTGGCCCTTCATTGCATTCGCACGGCCGGCATCGGTCCCGGGGACAAGGTCATGATCAGCGGGGGCGGCCCCATCGGCCTGCTGTGCGCAGCCTGGACAAAGATCAGCGGTGTTTCCTTTGTCGCCTTGACAGAAATCAATGGGTTCCGTCAAGACTTCGCAAGGCAGACAGGCCATGTAGACGAGGTTTTTGATCCATCAGATCCGAATTTCGCCGCTCAAACAATGAAAACGACCCAAGGCGGGTTTGATGTCGTCATTGAAACATCTGCTTCAGATGCAGGTATCAATCTGGGTCTGAGGATGTTAAGACCCAAGGGTCGACTGGTGCTTGCCGGGATTAATGCCCATACCCAGGCTATATTGACGATCATGGCGGCTGTCCGGGAAATCACCCAGACATCTGTAATGGGATACCTTCCCGAAGAATTCGACACGGCCATGGATTATATTGCCCAAAAAAGGATCAAGGTGGAAAAACTGGTGACCGGCACAACAAATTTAGCCAGTCTGGGTTCTGCCTTTGAAAAACTGGCATCTGGAACGTCCAGGGAGATGAAGATCGTTTACAGGGCAGAGACATAA